A window of the Streptomyces luomodiensis genome harbors these coding sequences:
- a CDS encoding acyl carrier protein, which translates to MNSHTTVNNHPSGDAAGPQGDGSAMHTDNSESALDGTALHQALAIATAEEREDIMRETVRAQLADILAPAAIDDDSNFLESGLTSLTALELTRNLMTLTDVEIPLVAILEYATPAQLGHYLAEAYAAVNTGDSATA; encoded by the coding sequence ATGAACTCACACACCACAGTCAACAACCACCCCAGCGGCGACGCCGCCGGCCCCCAAGGAGACGGATCCGCGATGCACACGGACAACAGCGAGAGCGCACTCGACGGGACGGCGCTGCACCAGGCGCTCGCCATCGCCACGGCCGAGGAGCGCGAGGACATCATGCGGGAGACGGTACGCGCGCAGCTCGCCGACATCCTCGCACCCGCCGCGATCGACGACGACAGCAACTTCCTGGAGAGCGGGCTCACCTCGCTGACCGCTCTGGAACTGACGCGCAATCTGATGACGCTCACCGACGTGGAGATCCCCCTCGTCGCCATTCTGGAGTACGCCACCCCCGCCCAGCTCGGCCACTACCTCGCCGAGGCGTACGCCGCGGTCAACACCGGTGACAGCGCCACCGCGTAG
- a CDS encoding cytochrome P450, with amino-acid sequence MYPPESRFDHVDNIDLTDLSFWARPYGDRDAAFAALRRRPRPVRFREPVMPGFGRGSGYYALVRHADIAEVSRRPQDFGSLPTAISIIDLPKEFNAFFGSMINMDNPQHARLRRLVSRAFGRGMAAEFEAASHKAARKIVDDLVAEGPGDFVRKVAAVMPIAVLSGMMGIPSDDYEFIYDRSNIIVGTFDPEYVPRADQATAALLKTSHELADYISRLAADRVRNPTGDLITRLVQAQIDGERLSPEELSSFFILLVVAGMETTRNAISRGLVLLTEHPEQRKLLLSDFEAYAPRAVEEILRVATPINWMRRTVTRDCEMNGHRFQEGDKLLLFYWSANRDEAVFTDPYRFDITRDPNPHLTFGSVGPHFCLGAHLARMEVTVLFRELFSRLPEIRTVGEPRRLVASFVEAIKHVECAF; translated from the coding sequence GTGTATCCCCCGGAATCCAGGTTCGACCATGTCGACAACATCGACCTCACCGACTTGTCCTTCTGGGCACGGCCCTACGGCGATCGTGACGCCGCTTTCGCGGCGCTGCGCCGACGACCGCGGCCCGTACGCTTCCGTGAGCCGGTCATGCCCGGGTTCGGGCGCGGGTCCGGCTACTACGCGCTGGTCAGGCACGCGGACATCGCCGAGGTGAGCCGGCGCCCGCAGGACTTCGGCTCCCTGCCCACCGCGATCAGCATCATCGATCTGCCAAAGGAGTTCAACGCTTTCTTCGGGTCGATGATCAATATGGACAATCCCCAGCACGCCCGGCTGCGCCGGCTGGTCTCCCGTGCGTTCGGCCGTGGAATGGCCGCCGAGTTCGAGGCGGCGTCCCACAAGGCGGCCCGGAAGATTGTCGACGACCTTGTCGCGGAAGGTCCTGGCGATTTCGTCCGGAAGGTCGCCGCGGTCATGCCGATCGCGGTGCTCAGCGGAATGATGGGAATTCCCAGCGACGACTACGAGTTCATTTACGACCGGTCCAACATCATCGTAGGCACCTTCGACCCCGAATACGTGCCCCGGGCCGATCAGGCCACCGCCGCCCTGCTGAAGACCTCACACGAGTTGGCCGATTACATCTCGCGGCTCGCCGCCGACCGCGTCCGCAACCCCACGGGGGACCTGATCACCCGGCTGGTGCAGGCGCAGATCGACGGTGAGCGGCTCAGCCCCGAGGAACTCTCCTCGTTCTTCATCCTGCTCGTCGTCGCCGGCATGGAGACGACCCGCAACGCGATCTCGCGTGGTCTGGTGCTGCTCACCGAGCATCCGGAGCAGCGGAAGCTGCTGCTCTCCGACTTCGAGGCGTACGCGCCGCGCGCGGTCGAGGAGATCCTGCGGGTCGCGACCCCCATCAACTGGATGCGCAGGACCGTCACCCGGGACTGCGAGATGAACGGCCACCGCTTCCAGGAGGGCGACAAGCTGCTGCTCTTCTACTGGTCCGCCAACCGGGACGAGGCGGTCTTCACCGACCCCTATCGGTTCGACATCACCCGGGACCCCAATCCGCATCTGACCTTCGGGTCGGTCGGACCGCACTTCTGCCTGGGCGCCCATCTCGCCCGGATGGAGGTCACCGTCCTCTTCCGCGAGTTGTTCAGCCGGCTGCCGGAGATCCGTACGGTGGGGGAGCCGCGGCGGCTGGTGGCCAGCTTCGTGGAGGCCATCAAGCATGTGGAGTGCGCGTTCTGA